One genomic window of Blastocatellia bacterium includes the following:
- the thiC gene encoding phosphomethylpyrimidine synthase ThiC produces MSDTNDQSHNASRFQFPNSTRVYVEGSRPDLRVPLREIKLNLTRGVGGTVEENPPVRVYDSSGPWGDPEARCSVHDGLPALRRRWVVERGDVEEYEGRQVKPEDDGYLTEGAREYARQNERFEAYPGLRRPPLRARSGRAVTQMHYARRGEITPEMEFIALRENLGRQAAFEAQQKDRSALNFQHQGEPFGARLPRTVTPEFVRQEVARGRAIIPANINHPESEPMIIGRNFLVKINANIGNSAVASSIEEEVEKMRWSIKWGADTVMDLSTGRNIHETREWIIRNAPVPIGTVPIYQALEKVTGKAEELTWEIYRDTLIEQAEQGVDYFTIHAGVRLPHIPLTARRTTGIVSRGGSIMAKWCLAHHQESFLYTHFREICEIMRAYDVSFSLGDGLRPGSIADANDEAQFAELETLGELTRIAWEMDCQVMIEGPGHVPMHLIKENVDRQLEVCGEAPFYTLGPLVTDIAPGYDHITSAIGAAMIGWFGTAMLCYVTPKEHLGLPDRQDVKDGVIAYKIAAHAADLAKGHPGAQLQDNALSKARFEFRWEDQFNLALDPELAREFHDETLPQEGAKLAHFCSMCGPHFCSMKITQEVRDYAAQKQVDEIVALESGLREKAAEFKQAGAEIYTKA; encoded by the coding sequence ATGAGCGATACGAACGACCAGTCCCATAACGCCAGCCGTTTTCAATTCCCCAACTCCACCCGCGTCTATGTCGAAGGCTCGCGCCCGGACCTGCGCGTGCCGCTGCGCGAGATCAAGCTGAATCTGACGCGCGGCGTGGGCGGCACCGTCGAAGAGAATCCGCCGGTGCGCGTCTATGACAGCAGCGGCCCGTGGGGCGACCCCGAGGCCCGGTGCAGTGTGCATGACGGATTGCCGGCGCTGCGCCGCCGCTGGGTCGTCGAGCGCGGCGATGTCGAAGAGTACGAGGGCCGCCAGGTGAAGCCCGAAGACGACGGCTACCTGACGGAAGGCGCGCGCGAATACGCTCGGCAGAACGAGCGCTTTGAAGCCTACCCCGGATTGCGCCGCCCGCCGCTGCGCGCCCGCTCTGGTCGCGCCGTCACGCAGATGCATTATGCGCGGCGCGGCGAGATCACGCCGGAGATGGAATTCATCGCGCTGCGCGAGAACCTGGGCCGCCAGGCCGCTTTCGAGGCGCAGCAGAAAGATCGCAGCGCCCTCAACTTTCAACATCAGGGCGAACCCTTTGGCGCGCGCCTGCCGAGAACGGTTACGCCGGAATTCGTGCGCCAGGAAGTCGCGCGCGGGCGGGCCATCATTCCGGCTAACATCAATCACCCCGAAAGCGAGCCGATGATCATCGGGCGCAATTTCCTGGTCAAGATCAACGCCAACATCGGCAACTCGGCGGTCGCCTCTTCGATTGAGGAAGAGGTCGAGAAGATGCGCTGGTCAATCAAGTGGGGCGCGGACACGGTGATGGACCTGTCAACGGGCCGCAACATTCACGAAACCCGCGAATGGATCATCCGCAACGCGCCGGTGCCCATCGGCACGGTACCGATCTATCAGGCGCTCGAAAAGGTCACAGGCAAAGCCGAAGAGCTGACCTGGGAAATCTATCGCGACACATTGATTGAGCAGGCCGAGCAGGGCGTCGATTACTTCACGATTCATGCCGGCGTGCGTTTGCCGCATATCCCGCTGACGGCCCGCCGGACAACCGGGATCGTCTCGCGCGGCGGCTCGATTATGGCGAAGTGGTGCCTGGCGCATCATCAGGAGAGTTTTCTCTACACCCACTTCCGCGAAATCTGCGAGATCATGCGCGCCTATGACGTGTCGTTCAGCTTAGGCGACGGCCTGCGTCCCGGCTCGATTGCCGACGCCAACGACGAAGCGCAGTTCGCCGAGCTGGAGACGCTGGGCGAGCTGACCCGGATCGCCTGGGAGATGGATTGTCAGGTGATGATCGAAGGGCCGGGCCACGTGCCGATGCATCTGATCAAAGAGAACGTAGATCGCCAGCTTGAGGTCTGCGGCGAAGCGCCTTTTTATACCCTCGGCCCGCTGGTGACCGACATCGCGCCGGGCTACGATCACATCACGTCAGCGATTGGCGCGGCAATGATCGGCTGGTTCGGCACGGCGATGCTCTGTTACGTGACGCCGAAGGAGCATCTCGGATTGCCTGATCGTCAGGACGTGAAAGATGGGGTGATCGCTTACAAGATTGCGGCGCACGCGGCGGACCTGGCGAAGGGCCATCCGGGCGCGCAGCTTCAAGACAATGCGCTATCGAAAGCGCGTTTCGAGTTCCGCTGGGAAGATCAATTCAACCTGGCGCTCGACCCGGAGCTGGCCCGCGAGTTCCACGACGAGACATTGCCGCAGGAAGGCGCGAAGCTGGCGCACTTCTGCTCGATGTGCGGCCCGCACTTCTGCTCGATGAAGATCACCCAGGAGGTGCGTGATTATGCGGCGCAAAAACAGGTGGACGAGATCGTCGCCTTAGAGTCGGGATTGCGCGAGAAGGCCGCAGAGTTCAAGCAGGCCGGCGCCGAGATTTACACCAAGGCTTGA
- a CDS encoding TraR/DksA C4-type zinc finger protein — MALDLDGFRKRLIEERDRLNREIPSVSELAEPASDDRQITAANAPLIGEIKDVQTDMADRKTHRLRQVQAALQSMDDGTYGICVRCNQPIDPRRLEADPAAMTCMSCLSAEEQNFETATM, encoded by the coding sequence ATGGCTTTAGACCTTGATGGATTTCGCAAGCGACTCATTGAAGAGCGTGACCGTTTGAATCGAGAGATTCCGTCGGTCTCCGAGCTTGCCGAGCCGGCGTCGGACGACCGGCAGATCACCGCGGCGAATGCGCCGCTGATCGGCGAGATCAAAGACGTGCAGACCGACATGGCCGACCGCAAGACGCACAGGCTCCGCCAGGTGCAGGCCGCCCTGCAAAGCATGGACGATGGCACCTATGGCATTTGTGTGCGCTGCAACCAGCCGATAGACCCGCGCCGCCTGGAAGCCGACCCGGCGGCCATGACCTGCATGAGTTGTCTGAGCGCCGAAGAGCAGAACTTCGAAACCGCCACGATGTAA
- a CDS encoding CBS domain-containing protein — MSRSKTGMDREQRNDTPQNTNEPRTASQDERAAGRGYPTGRESWREFPRRSNSRRGDMDLDRSEDDRLNLDSPQSAQPDPRYRSHDIRSSTTRDYRDVVSGRAWTPRRDEGYEAGRNYTEEGYGRHSYDDLASGRADHEDFPRYGRDNFRGYGRDNFPGYRRHELPRGSQSDDYRDNYRNHFRDDYRGERRDYDEPYNRQATGGRYEAEMDYPYSSYDRAFTGSTGGWNRIDEPDRQRGYGGPRSLLRCSEVMTKNVTTCGPDTVIRDVADMMEDENVGSIPVVDNGRLAGLITDRDIVCRVIGEGLDSRTTKAHEVMSEDIITCTPDDSVIDAIRKMGEHQIRRIPVCDSNGRLRGIISLGDIALEAERDRDLATALEQISQPTPFQSRRV, encoded by the coding sequence ATGAGCAGAAGCAAAACTGGGATGGATAGAGAGCAACGAAACGACACGCCGCAAAACACCAACGAACCGCGCACGGCGAGCCAGGACGAACGGGCCGCGGGCCGCGGCTACCCGACGGGCCGCGAGAGCTGGCGCGAATTCCCGCGCCGCTCCAACTCGCGCCGCGGGGACATGGACTTAGACCGCAGCGAAGACGACCGGCTGAATCTTGACAGTCCGCAATCGGCGCAGCCCGATCCTCGTTACCGCTCGCATGACATTCGCAGCAGCACCACCCGCGACTACCGCGACGTGGTGAGCGGGCGGGCCTGGACGCCGCGCCGCGACGAAGGGTATGAAGCAGGCCGCAACTACACCGAAGAAGGCTATGGCCGCCACAGCTACGACGACCTGGCCAGCGGGCGCGCCGACCACGAAGACTTCCCGCGCTATGGCCGCGACAACTTCCGTGGCTATGGCCGCGACAACTTCCCCGGCTATCGCCGCCACGAGCTGCCGCGCGGCAGTCAGAGCGACGATTACCGCGACAACTACCGCAATCACTTCCGCGACGACTATCGCGGCGAGCGGCGCGATTACGACGAGCCGTACAACCGGCAGGCGACCGGCGGGCGATATGAAGCGGAGATGGATTATCCGTACTCAAGCTATGACCGCGCCTTCACCGGCTCGACCGGCGGGTGGAATCGCATTGACGAACCAGACCGCCAGCGCGGCTATGGCGGCCCTCGCAGCCTACTGCGATGCAGCGAAGTCATGACGAAGAATGTCACGACCTGCGGTCCGGACACGGTCATCCGCGATGTTGCGGACATGATGGAAGACGAGAACGTCGGCTCGATTCCGGTAGTTGATAATGGGCGGCTGGCGGGCTTGATCACCGACCGTGACATCGTCTGCCGGGTGATCGGCGAAGGGCTCGACTCGCGCACGACCAAAGCGCACGAGGTGATGAGCGAAGACATCATCACCTGCACGCCGGACGATTCGGTGATTGATGCCATCCGCAAGATGGGCGAGCATCAGATTCGCCGCATCCCGGTCTGCGACTCCAATGGGCGGCTGCGCGGCATCATCTCGCTCGGCGACATCGCGCTTGAGGCCGAGCGCGACCGCGACCTCGCCACCGCGCTTGAACAGATTTCGCAGCCGACGCCGTTTCAATCGCGGCGCGTCTGA
- a CDS encoding CBS domain-containing protein, with protein sequence MAYRDRSTSLSRDDWERDQRDQRDQRERQRYGRGYGEDYRGYTRGYNLNREPNYRTEYDEGYTGYGRNPAVDNYGRGQQNRWSSSNAERYETTRGYTQAGPQRSHLRCRDIMTRGVATCRRDTPINEVALLMRDQDTGAIPVLDENGRLCGIVTDRDLVVRGLTADKPEPEVRAEDCMSDDVYTANQNERVVEVIREMGDHQVRRIPVVDSRDRLVGIISTADIAVQTNKDRELAGALEEISQPSSWLGRLTHLFNW encoded by the coding sequence ATGGCATATCGAGACCGCAGCACGAGCCTTAGCCGTGACGACTGGGAGCGCGATCAGCGCGATCAGCGCGATCAGCGCGAGCGCCAGCGTTATGGACGCGGCTATGGCGAAGATTATCGAGGCTACACGCGGGGCTACAACCTCAACCGCGAGCCGAACTATCGCACTGAATACGACGAAGGCTACACCGGCTATGGCCGCAACCCGGCTGTAGATAACTATGGGCGCGGCCAACAGAACCGCTGGTCGTCGAGCAACGCCGAGCGCTATGAGACGACGCGCGGTTACACGCAGGCCGGGCCGCAGCGCTCGCACTTGCGCTGCCGCGACATCATGACGCGCGGCGTTGCGACTTGCCGCCGCGACACGCCGATCAATGAAGTCGCCCTCTTGATGCGCGATCAGGACACAGGGGCAATCCCTGTGCTGGACGAAAACGGCAGGCTCTGCGGCATCGTCACCGACCGCGACCTGGTGGTGCGCGGCCTGACGGCGGACAAGCCCGAGCCCGAGGTGCGCGCCGAAGACTGCATGAGCGATGACGTTTATACCGCCAACCAGAATGAGCGAGTCGTCGAGGTCATCCGCGAGATGGGCGATCATCAGGTTCGTCGCATCCCTGTCGTGGATAGTCGTGACCGCCTGGTCGGCATCATCTCGACCGCAGACATCGCGGTGCAAACCAACAAAGACCGTGAGCTCGCCGGGGCGCTAGAGGAGATCAGCCAGCCGTCATCGTGGCTTGGTCGCCTGACGCACCTGTTTAACTGGTAG
- a CDS encoding cysteine synthase family protein: MRSDEAIKRRMSAALEPWELVGNTPLLRLGKLARRSGVEIYAKAEWFNPGGSVKDRPALKMILEGERTGQLTPDKIILDATSGNTGIAYGWIGAARGYRVKLALPQNASDERKKILRTYGVELVLTSPLEGSDGAIREARRLYAENPDLYFYPDQYNNPANWRAHYETTAPEIWEQTEGRITHFVAGLGTSGTFVGVSRRLKELNPRIQCVSFQPDSPFHGLEGLKHMATAIVPGIYDATIADAELEISTETAHALARRMGREAGLLVGVSAGAALAASREVADKLDAGVIVTVFPDSADKYLSERFWDER, translated from the coding sequence ATGCGAAGTGATGAAGCAATCAAGCGACGGATGAGCGCGGCGCTTGAGCCCTGGGAATTGGTCGGCAACACGCCGCTGCTTCGCCTCGGCAAGCTCGCCCGGCGTTCGGGCGTTGAGATTTACGCGAAAGCCGAGTGGTTCAATCCCGGCGGCTCGGTCAAAGACCGGCCCGCGCTCAAAATGATTTTGGAAGGCGAGCGCACGGGCCAACTCACGCCCGACAAGATCATTCTCGATGCGACCAGCGGCAACACAGGCATCGCCTATGGCTGGATTGGCGCGGCGCGCGGCTACCGCGTCAAGCTCGCCCTGCCGCAGAACGCCAGCGACGAGCGCAAGAAGATTCTTCGCACTTACGGCGTCGAGCTGGTTCTGACCAGCCCGCTCGAAGGCTCGGACGGCGCGATCCGTGAAGCCCGCCGCCTCTACGCCGAAAATCCTGACCTCTATTTTTATCCCGATCAGTACAACAACCCGGCCAACTGGCGAGCGCATTATGAAACGACGGCGCCGGAAATCTGGGAGCAGACCGAAGGCCGCATCACCCATTTTGTCGCCGGCCTCGGCACCAGCGGCACCTTCGTCGGCGTCAGCCGCCGCTTGAAAGAATTGAATCCGCGGATTCAGTGCGTCTCGTTTCAGCCCGACTCGCCGTTTCACGGGCTCGAAGGCTTGAAGCACATGGCGACAGCCATCGTGCCGGGCATTTATGACGCGACGATTGCCGACGCCGAGTTGGAAATCAGCACCGAAACGGCGCATGCGCTGGCGCGGCGAATGGGCCGTGAAGCCGGCTTGCTGGTCGGCGTTTCGGCAGGGGCGGCGCTGGCCGCGTCACGCGAAGTGGCGGATAAGCTGGATGCGGGCGTCATCGTCACGGTCTTTCCCGACAGTGCCGACAAGTACCTGAGCGAACGCTTCTGGGATGAACGCTAA
- a CDS encoding M67 family metallopeptidase produces MAIKVTNAQLDAIKQHGERTYPYECCGFLLGTIAGDMNLLTEVYPAENEWAESIRSVETLGEGIPAAARDYRKQESHANRYWITPEQYKRADAYAASSALQIIGYYHSHPDHPAEPSGYDFDHSCFANQSYMIVAIEQGRAAALNSFNKPDYEKFEPEAIIVED; encoded by the coding sequence TTGGCTATCAAAGTGACCAACGCGCAGCTTGACGCCATCAAACAGCATGGCGAGCGCACGTACCCTTACGAATGCTGCGGCTTTCTGCTCGGCACGATTGCCGGTGATATGAATCTGCTCACGGAAGTCTACCCGGCGGAGAACGAGTGGGCCGAATCGATCCGCAGCGTCGAAACCCTCGGCGAAGGCATTCCCGCAGCCGCGCGCGATTACCGCAAACAGGAATCGCACGCCAATCGCTACTGGATCACCCCTGAGCAGTACAAGCGCGCCGACGCTTACGCCGCCAGCAGCGCGCTGCAAATCATCGGTTACTATCATTCGCACCCCGACCACCCGGCAGAGCCTTCGGGCTATGACTTCGATCATTCCTGCTTCGCCAATCAATCGTATATGATCGTCGCCATCGAGCAGGGACGCGCCGCCGCGCTCAACTCGTTCAACAAGCCGGACTATGAAAAGTTCGAGCCGGAAGCCATCATTGTCGAGGACTGA
- a CDS encoding ubiquitin-like small modifier protein 1, whose protein sequence is MAVSIYVPTALRNFTGGNESVAVEAGTVGEALGALIATHPNLKKHLYNDEGQLRHFVNVYVNDEDIRYLDKGETTLKDGDTLSIVPSIAGGAAVIEDAAANAVELDKDEILRYSRHLIMPEVALEGQKKLKAAKVLCIGAGGLGSPLALYLAAAGVGRMGIVDFDVVDFTNLQRQIIHSTANVGRPKLDSAKERIAEINPFVQVDTYEEALSSENALDLFRDYDIVVDGTDNFPTRYLVNDACVLLGKPNVYGSIFRFEGQATVFYAKEGPCYRCLYPEPPPPGLVPSCAEGGVLGVLPGIIGVMQAIETVKLILGKGESLIGRLVLFDALKMKFRELKLRKNPDCPICGTNPTITELIDYQEFCGVTPHEEVSVGKEFEITPAELKARMERGDDFVLIDVREPEEYAIARIPGSRLIPRGTLPERVHELSSADDIVVHCKSGVRSGMAVDFLKQAGFRRVKNLVGGILRWSDDVDPTVPKY, encoded by the coding sequence ATGGCCGTGAGCATCTATGTCCCCACCGCCCTGAGAAATTTCACCGGAGGGAATGAATCCGTGGCCGTCGAAGCCGGCACCGTCGGCGAGGCGCTCGGCGCGCTGATCGCCACGCATCCGAATCTCAAGAAACACCTTTATAACGACGAAGGCCAGTTGCGCCATTTCGTCAACGTCTACGTTAACGACGAAGACATTCGCTATCTCGATAAAGGCGAGACGACGTTGAAAGACGGCGACACCCTGAGCATCGTGCCTTCGATTGCCGGCGGTGCGGCGGTCATCGAAGACGCCGCCGCGAATGCGGTTGAGTTAGATAAGGATGAAATCCTGCGCTACAGCCGCCACCTGATCATGCCAGAGGTCGCGCTCGAAGGGCAGAAGAAGCTCAAGGCCGCAAAAGTGCTCTGCATCGGCGCGGGCGGGCTCGGCTCGCCGCTGGCGCTTTATCTGGCGGCGGCGGGCGTTGGCCGCATGGGAATCGTTGACTTCGACGTGGTTGATTTCACCAACCTTCAGCGCCAGATCATTCACTCGACGGCCAATGTCGGTCGCCCGAAACTCGATTCCGCTAAAGAGCGCATCGCCGAGATCAACCCCTTTGTGCAGGTCGATACTTATGAAGAGGCGCTGAGTTCAGAGAACGCGCTCGACCTGTTCCGCGATTATGACATTGTCGTGGACGGCACGGATAATTTCCCGACGCGCTATCTCGTGAATGATGCCTGCGTGCTGCTGGGCAAGCCGAATGTGTACGGCTCGATCTTTCGCTTCGAAGGGCAGGCGACGGTCTTTTATGCGAAAGAAGGCCCGTGCTATCGCTGCCTTTACCCCGAGCCGCCGCCGCCGGGGCTGGTGCCGAGCTGCGCCGAGGGCGGCGTGCTGGGCGTGCTGCCGGGCATCATCGGCGTCATGCAAGCCATCGAAACCGTCAAGTTGATCTTAGGCAAAGGCGAGTCGCTGATCGGCAGGCTCGTCCTGTTCGACGCTTTGAAGATGAAGTTCCGCGAGCTGAAATTGCGCAAGAATCCTGACTGCCCGATCTGCGGCACCAATCCGACGATCACGGAGCTGATCGATTATCAGGAATTCTGCGGCGTCACCCCGCACGAAGAAGTCAGCGTCGGCAAAGAATTCGAGATCACTCCCGCCGAGCTGAAAGCCAGGATGGAGCGCGGCGACGATTTCGTGCTGATCGATGTGCGCGAGCCGGAAGAGTATGCCATCGCCCGCATACCAGGATCGCGGCTGATCCCGCGCGGCACGCTGCCGGAGCGCGTGCATGAATTGTCGAGCGCCGACGACATCGTCGTTCATTGCAAGAGCGGCGTGCGAAGTGGCATGGCCGTGGACTTCCTGAAGCAAGCCGGTTTCCGCCGCGTCAAGAACCTCGTCGGCGGCATCCTGCGCTGGTCGGACGACGTAGACCCGACCGTGCCGAAATATTAA